The window GCCGGAGGCCGCGGGACCGTTGCTTCGCTGCTGTGCAGCCATGTTCAGATCCTCTTCTCGTCCTGTGTCCGGGGGGCGATCACAGCGCCAGGCCGGCCTCGCGCGCGCCGTCGGCGACGGCGGCCACGCGACCGTGGTACTTGTTGCCGCCGCGGTCGAACACGACGGACTCGATGCCCGCGGCCTTCGCCCGCTCGGCGACCAGGGCACCGACGGTGCGGGCCTTGTCCGACTTGGTGGCGGTGGCGCCGCGCAGGTCGGCCTCCATGGTGGAGGCAGATGCCAGGGTGCGGCCCAGGGAGTCGTCGACGACCTGGACGAACATGTGGCGCTGCGAGCGGGTGACGACCAGGCGAGGACGCTCGGCCGTGCCCACGACGCGGCGACGCACGCGCAGGTGGCGGCGACCGCGGCTGCGCAGCTTGCTGCCGCGCGAACCCTTGGTGTGCTTGAGTGCGTAACCCATGATCACTTACCAGCCTTTCCGGCCTTGCGCAGCACGACCTCGTCCGCGTAGCGCACGCCCTTGCCCTTGTATGGCTCGGGCTTGCGGATCTTGCGGATGTTCGCTGCGACCTCGCCCACCTGCTGCTTGCTGATGCCGTTGACCGAGAACTTGGTCGGCGACTCGACGGCGAAGGTGATGCCCTCGGGGGCCTTCACCACCACGGGGTGGGAGAAGCCGAGCGCGAACTCGAGGTCCGTGCCCTTCGCGGTCACGCGGTAACCGGTGCCCACGATCTCCAGCTTCTTGGTGTAGCCCTCGGTCACGCCGAGGACCATGTTGTTGATGAGCGTGCGGGTCAGGCCGTGCAGGGCCTTGCTCTCGCGCTCGTCGTCGGGGCGGTTCACCACGATGCTGCCGTCCTCGCCGCGCTCGGCGGTGATGGGGGCAGGGATCTCGTGCTGCAGCTCGCCCTTGGGACCGGTCACAGTGACCAGGTTCCCCTCGATGCTCACGTTCTTGACAGTGGCCGGTACTGCGACCGGCAGGCGTCCGATGCGGGACATTGTGGTTCTCCTCCCCCGCTCACCAGATGTAGGCGAGGACTTCCCCACCCACACCCTTCTTGGCAGCCTGCTTGTCGGTCAGCAGACCGGAGGACGTGGACAGGATCGCCACGCCCAGGCCTCCCAGGACCTTGGGCAGGTTGGTGGACTTCGCGTACACGCGCAGGCCCGGCTTCGAGATACGACGCACGCCAGAGATGGCGCGCTCCCGGCTGTCGGAGTACTTGAGCACGAGGATCAGGTTCTTGCCCACCTCGGCGTCTTCCTCGCGCCAGTCGACGATGTATCCCTCGGTCTTCAGGATGTCGGCGATACGGCTCTTCAACTTCGAATACGGCATGGACACGGTCTCGTGGTACGCCCCGGAGGCGTTACGGATCCGCGTCAGCATGTCCGCGATCGGGTCGGTCATGGTCATGTCGTCTGCTTCTTCCTCACCTGGTTTCCTCCAGCTGTGCCGGAGGACCTATGGCGATAGTGCTTACCAGCTGCTCTTGGTGACGCCGGGCAGCTCGCCGCGGTGGGCCATCTCGCGAAGGCACACACGGCACAACCCGAACTTGCGGTACACGGAGTGCGGACGCCCGCAGCGCTGGCACCGGGTGTAGGCGCGCACCGCGAACTTCGGCTTGCGCTCCGACTTCTTGATCAGGGCGGTCTTCGCCATATCAGTTCTCCTTGAAGGGGAAGCCGAGCAGCTTGAGCAGCGCGCGTCCCTCGTCGTCGGTCTTCGCGGTGGTGACGACCGTGATGTCCATGCCGCGGACGCGGTCGATGCGGTCCTGGTCGATCTCGTGGAACATGACCTGCTCGGTGAGACCGAAGGTGTAGTTGCCGTTGCCGTCGAAGTGCTTCGGGGACAGGCCACGGAAGTCACGGATACGGGGCAGGGCGGTGGACAGCAGGCGGTCCAGGAACTCCCACATGCGGTCGCCGCGCAGCGTGACGTGCGCGCCGATCGGCATGCCCTCACGCAGCTTGAACTGCGCGATGGACTTGCGGGCCTTGGTGACCTGCGGCTTCTGGCCGGTGATGGCGGCCAGGTCCTTGATGGCACCGTCGATGACCTTGGAGTCGCGAGCGGCGTCGCCGACGCCCATGTTCACGACGATCTTGGTCAGGCCCGGCACCAGCATCACGTTCTGGTAGCCGAACTGCTCGGTGAGCTGACCCTTGATGGTCTCGCGGTACTGGGTCTTCAGACGCGGGGTGGGCGCCTGGGTGGCAGTCTCAGTCATCAGATGTCCTTCCCGGAGCGCTTGGAGAACCGCACGCGGGTCTGCTTGCTCCGGCCGTTCTCGAGCTCGATGGTCTCGACGCGGAAGCCGACCTTGGTGGGCTTGTTGTCCTCCGGGTCGACCAGGGCCACGTTGGAGACGTGGATGGGGGCCTCGCGCTGCTCGATGCCGCCTGCACCGCCGGCCTGCGTGGGACGCAGGTGGTGGGTACGACGGTTGACACCCTCGACGAGCACGCGCTCGGTCTCCGGGAACACCTGCAGGACGCGGCCCTGCTTGCCCTTGTCGCCGGCCTTCAGGCCACGAGAGGCGGCCTTGTCGGCGTCACTCGTGCGGCCGGTGATGACCTGGACGAGGTCGCCCTTCTTGATCTTCATCTTTGCCATGTCACAGCACCTCCGGCGCCAGCGAGATGATCTTCATGAACCGCTTGTCGCGAAGCTCGCGACCGACGGGACCGAAGATGCGGGTTCCGCGGGGCTCACCGTCGGTCTTGAGGATGACCGCGGCGTTCTCGTCGAAACGGATGTAGGAACCGTCGCTGCGGCGACGCTCCTTGGTGGTACGCACGACGACCGCCTTGACGACGTCGCCCTTCTTCACATTGCCACCGGGGATGGCGTCCTTGACGGTGGCCACGATGGTGTCGCCGATGCCGGCGTAACGGCGACCGGAGCCACCGAGAACGCGGATGCAGAGGATTTCCTTGGCACCCGTGTTGTCGGCGACCTTGAGTCGCGACTCCTGCTGAATCACTCCGTACTCCTGTCGTCTCGCCGGTTCTCGCTCCCCCGCACTGCGGGAGCGCCGAGCCTGGCGGAACGGATGGTGGACCGCTGCCCGCCGATCCCCGAAGGGAGTCGTCGGCGCGGATGGCGGGCATCAAAAAACCCTCCGTCGGACTCGGGCACATGTACCCACGGCCTGCCGGATGAGCTCCGGTCGATCCGCGGGACGGTGCGAGGTCTCCGTCGGGGGATGGACGCTGCCGTCCGCAGCCTCCTCGCGATCCTCCGGGGCCAGCCCGGGTGACAGCGCGGAAGCGCAACCCGACAAGCATACGGGTTCCGGGCGTTCCATGGGAAGGTGATACCCCTTCCGCTTTCCTGTGTCCTTCAGCACGCAGGCCTCATCCGATCGATCGCCGTACACTCGCGGCCATGATCGATATCGACATCGCCCGCCGCCTGCGTGACGCCGGACTCGACTGGGAACCGGCCGACGGCGACTGGTTCGTGGTCGACAACGAGCTGCTGCGCGGGGACCCCTTCATGCTGTCCTCGATGGTGATCGAGCGCGGGGTGAGCCGACACGGTCAGAACGTGTTCCGCTTCAACGGCACCACCGAGTGGGCACTTGACTCCGTGGAGCAGTACGAGGCGGTGTGGATCCCCCGGGAGGATCAGCTGCGCGAAGCATTGGGCGAGGCGTTCCTCGAGCTGCGGCGCGAGGTGCGGGAGGACGGCGGGTCCTTCGTGGTCAGCACCGCAGTGAGTATTCGTAGTCGTGGGAGCCACCGAATCTTGCTCTTGGGGACCGCCGATCGTGCCGACGGGGGCCAGTAGCCGCCGCGGTGGGGACCACTGGCTCCCGCCGGCATCGGGTCACTGGGGCAGTGCGGTGTGTTCTCGCATGTTCCTGTCGCCGGTGTCGATCCAGATTGTGTTGTGCACGATGCGGTCCATGATCGCATCGGCGTGGACTGCTCCACCGAGCCGGGCGTGCCAGTCCTTCTTCGGGTACTGGGTGCAGAACACGGTCGAGCCGGTGTCATAGCGGCGCTCGAGCAGTTCCAGCAGCATCGAACGCATTCCCTCGTCAGGATGGTCCAGCAGCCACTCGTCGATCACCAGCAGCGAGAACGTGGAGTACTTCCGCAGGAACTTCGTCTGGCCCTGCGGCTTGTCCTTTGCCAGGGCCCAGGCCTCTTCGAGGTCGGGCATTCGGATGTAGTGGGCTCGGAGCCGGTGCTGGCAGGCCTGCTTCGCCAGCGCGCAGCCGAGGTAGGACTTCCCTGAGCCGGTGAAGCCCTGGAAGACCACGTTCTGTTGCCGCTGGATGAAGGAGCAGGTTGCCAGTTGCGCGATCACGTTCCGGTTCAGTCCCCGTTCCTCGACCAGATCCAGCCGCCGCAGGTCCGCTCCGGGATAACGCAGCCCCGCCCGGCGGATCAGACCCTCGACCTTTCCATGATTGAAGATGGAATGCGCCTCGTCCACGATCAGCTGGAGCCGTTCCTGGAACGACATCCCCAGCACGTGAGCCTCATCCTGGGCATCGATCGCGTCCAGCAGCGCGGTCGCGCCCATCTCGCGCAGCTTCCGCTTCGTGTCGTTATCGATCACGCTCACCGGACACCTCCGGCGTAGTAGTCGGCGCCACGGACGTATCCGCCGTCTTCCGCGGGTTCCTCGCGGGGTGGACGCAGGGCGGCGACCTTGTCCTGCCCGGTGGCCAAGATCGGGTGCAGATGCGCATAGCGCGGTGAACGGACCCGTCCCGTCAGCGCGAGTGCGCAGGCCGCCTCGACCCGATCTACGGAGAAGCGGCGAGAGAGCCGTAGCACCGCCAACGCGGGATCCAGGCCCTGTTCCACGATCGGCACGGACTCGAAGATCCGCTGGATCACGATCACCGTGGCCGGCCCGACCCGATCTGCCCACGCCCGCACCCTCTGCGCGTCCCAGGCCTGGAAACGCTCGCCCGCAGGTAGGTCCGCGTCGTTGGTGCGGTACTCATTGCTCGCGGTCTCCGGGAGCAGCAGGTGACTGGTCAGTCGCTGGCTGCCCTGATAGATCTCCAGCGTCCGGGCCGTGATGCGCAGATCGACCTTCGCGCCGATGTGCGCGAACGGCGCGGAGTAGAAGTTCCGCGCGAACGTGACGTGCCCGTTCCTGCCCACTCGTCGTCCGTAGTGCCATGTCGAGATCTCGTAGGGCACCGCCGGCAGCGGCGTCAGCAGCGGCCGCTCCTCCGCGTCGAACACGCTGGCGCGGGATCCGGGCCGCTTCTGGAACGGCTCCGCGTTATAGGCCTCCATCCGCTGCCCGATGGCGGCTGCAAGTTCGGGCAGGGACGTGAATCGCTGATCCCGCAGCCCGGCGATGACCCAGGTCGCGACGTGCGCGACGGTGTTCTCCACGCTCGCCTTGTCTTTCGGTTTCCGCACCCTCCCCGGGAGCACCGCCGCCGAGTAATGCGCTGCCATCTCGCGATACGCATCGTTCAGGACGATCTCGCCTGAGTATTCGTAGTCGTGGGAGCCACCGAATCTTGCTCTTGGGGACCGCCGATCGTGCCGACGGGGGCCAGTAGCCGCCGCGGTGGGGACCACTGGCTCCCGCCGGCATCGGGTCACTGGGGCAGTGCGGTGTGTTCTCGCATGTTCCTGTCGCCGGTGTCGATCCAGATTGTGTTGTGCACGATGCGGTCCATGATCGCATCGGCGTGGACTGCTCCACCGAGCCGGGCGTGCCAGTCCTTCTTCGGGTACTGGGTGCAGAACACGGTCGAGCCGGTGTCATAGCGGCGCTCGAGCAGTTCCAGCAGCATCGAACGCATTCCCTCGTCAGGATGGTCCAGCAGCCACTCGTCGATCACCAGCAGCGAGAACGTGGAGTACTTCCGCAGGAACTT is drawn from Brachybacterium muris and contains these coding sequences:
- the rplR gene encoding 50S ribosomal protein L18; translated protein: MGYALKHTKGSRGSKLRSRGRRHLRVRRRVVGTAERPRLVVTRSQRHMFVQVVDDSLGRTLASASTMEADLRGATATKSDKARTVGALVAERAKAAGIESVVFDRGGNKYHGRVAAVADGAREAGLAL
- the rplF gene encoding 50S ribosomal protein L6; this translates as MSRIGRLPVAVPATVKNVSIEGNLVTVTGPKGELQHEIPAPITAERGEDGSIVVNRPDDERESKALHGLTRTLINNMVLGVTEGYTKKLEIVGTGYRVTAKGTDLEFALGFSHPVVVKAPEGITFAVESPTKFSVNGISKQQVGEVAANIRKIRKPEPYKGKGVRYADEVVLRKAGKAGK
- the rpsH gene encoding 30S ribosomal protein S8, which gives rise to MTMTDPIADMLTRIRNASGAYHETVSMPYSKLKSRIADILKTEGYIVDWREEDAEVGKNLILVLKYSDSRERAISGVRRISKPGLRVYAKSTNLPKVLGGLGVAILSTSSGLLTDKQAAKKGVGGEVLAYIW
- a CDS encoding type Z 30S ribosomal protein S14 translates to MAKTALIKKSERKPKFAVRAYTRCQRCGRPHSVYRKFGLCRVCLREMAHRGELPGVTKSSW
- the rplE gene encoding 50S ribosomal protein L5; this translates as MTETATQAPTPRLKTQYRETIKGQLTEQFGYQNVMLVPGLTKIVVNMGVGDAARDSKVIDGAIKDLAAITGQKPQVTKARKSIAQFKLREGMPIGAHVTLRGDRMWEFLDRLLSTALPRIRDFRGLSPKHFDGNGNYTFGLTEQVMFHEIDQDRIDRVRGMDITVVTTAKTDDEGRALLKLLGFPFKEN
- the rplX gene encoding 50S ribosomal protein L24; the protein is MAKMKIKKGDLVQVITGRTSDADKAASRGLKAGDKGKQGRVLQVFPETERVLVEGVNRRTHHLRPTQAGGAGGIEQREAPIHVSNVALVDPEDNKPTKVGFRVETIELENGRSKQTRVRFSKRSGKDI
- the rplN gene encoding 50S ribosomal protein L14, which encodes MIQQESRLKVADNTGAKEILCIRVLGGSGRRYAGIGDTIVATVKDAIPGGNVKKGDVVKAVVVRTTKERRRSDGSYIRFDENAAVILKTDGEPRGTRIFGPVGRELRDKRFMKIISLAPEVL
- a CDS encoding ATP-binding protein, with translation MSVIDNDTKRKLREMGATALLDAIDAQDEAHVLGMSFQERLQLIVDEAHSIFNHGKVEGLIRRAGLRYPGADLRRLDLVEERGLNRNVIAQLATCSFIQRQQNVVFQGFTGSGKSYLGCALAKQACQHRLRAHYIRMPDLEEAWALAKDKPQGQTKFLRKYSTFSLLVIDEWLLDHPDEGMRSMLLELLERRYDTGSTVFCTQYPKKDWHARLGGAVHADAIMDRIVHNTIWIDTGDRNMREHTALPQ